In a single window of the Vitis vinifera cultivar Pinot Noir 40024 chromosome 6, ASM3070453v1 genome:
- the LOC100261907 gene encoding uncharacterized protein LOC100261907 has translation MGQHLIFQLLLFLLLLMTVCVSAMYPRTARLGMVSKSMKSALNAELSSDFVTYYYNQTLDHFNYRPESYTNFQQRYLINSAYWGGANSSSPIFVYTGDEGSITGAAAFAGFMVDLASRFKGLLLIESMDDDDRYYLILQHRYYGDSVPFRSKDIAFNNTSTLGYFSSTQALADYAELITNLKKNLSAENCPVIAIGGSYGGMLASWFRLKYPHVVIGALASSAPILYFDDITPHNGYDSIVTKDFRETSETCYTTIKQSWSEIDEVAGQPNGLANLSQIFRTCEPLNSSQQLKLYLEYTYEASAQYDNPPAHYVSDICNAIDGAPEGTSILGRVAEGVNASAGPPCHRIYDFQPSNMSGWLWQTCTEMVMPFGRGENDTMFQASPFDLNNYTKTCQDIFGASVTPRPHWITTEFGGHNIKSVLGNFASNIIFSNGLRDPYSIGGVLQDISESVVAVYTLKGAHCLDLGTPMPSDPDWLVAQRDKEIKIVALWLAEYNAKRPTS, from the exons ATGGGGCAACATTTAATCTTCCAACTGTTGCTATTTCTGCTTCTGCTCATGACAGTATGTGTTTCTGCAATGTACCCCAGGACAGCAAGGCTTGGCATGGTCAGTAAATCCATGAAGAGCGCCTTGAATGCTGAACTCTCTTCAGACTTCGTAACTTACTACTACAACCAGACACTCGATCATTTCAATTATAGGCCAGAAAGTTACACAAACTTCCAACAACGATACCTTATAAATTCTGCATACTGGGGTGGGGCAAATTCTAGTTCTCCAATCTTTGTTTATACAGGTGATGAGGGGAGTATAACTGGAGCGGCAGCTTTTGCTGGATTCATGGTTGATCTTGCTTCTCGGTTCAAAGGACTCCTGCT AATTGAGAGCATGGATGATGATGACAGATATTACTTAATATTGCAGCATCGATATTATGGAGATTCAGTTCCATTTAGGTCCAAAGATATAGCATTCAACAACACAAGTACCCTTGGATACTTCAGCTCAACACAAGCTTTGGCAGACTATGCAGAATTGATCACAAACCTTAAGAAAAACTTGTCTGCGGAAAATTGCCCTGTTATTGCCATTGGTGGATCTTATGGCGGAA tGCTGGCATCCTGGTTTCGTCTAAAATATCCACACGTAGTAATTGGCGCTTTGGCATCTTCTGCCCCCATTCTCTACTTCGATGACATAACACCACACAATGGATACGATTCCATTGTCACCAAGGATTTTAGA GAAACCAGCGAGACCTGTTACACCACCATAAAACAGTCTTGGTCTGAAATTGATGAAGTTGCAGGTCAACCAAACGGGCTTGCTAATCTCAGCCAAATTTTCAGGACATGCGA GCCTTTGAACTCATCGCAACAGCTGAAGTTATACTTGGAATATACCTATGAGGCTTCAGCTCAGTATGACAATCCGCCAGCTCATTATGTGAGTGATATATGCAATGCCATAGATGGGGCACCAGAAGGAACCAGCATTCTTGGCAGAGTTGCAGAAGGTGTCAATGCCAGTGCTGGACCCCCGTGTCATCGTATATACGATTTCCAACCGAGTAACATGAGTGGGTGGTTGTGGCAG ACATGTACTGAGATGGTGATGCCATTTGGACGCGGTGAAAACGACACAATGTTCCAGGCCTCGCCTTTTGATTTGAACAACTACACAAAGACCTGCCAAGACATTTTTGGTGCTAGTGTTACTCCAAGACCTCATTGGATCACAACAGAATTTGGTGGCCAT AATATAAAATCTGTACTGGGAAATTTTGCCAGCAACATCATATTCTCCAATGGACTCCGAGACCCTTACAGCATAGGAGG GGTTCTACAAGATATATCAGAGAGTGTTGTAGCTGTATACACGCTCAAAG GCGCCCATTGCTTGGATTTAGGTACTCCAATGCCCAGTGACCCTGACTGGTTGGTGGCGCAGCGAGACAAAGAGATCAAAATCGTGGCATTATGGTTAGCAGAATACAACGCCAAGCGTCCTACTAGTTAA
- the LOC100244792 gene encoding vacuolar protein sorting-associated protein 41 homolog: MKHLTMAPIPSENGVEGDDEREEEEDDSEEEEEEEEVVEEEEEEEEEEEEPRLKYQRMGGSIPTLLSSDAACCIAIAERMIALGTHDGTVHILDLLGNQVKEFRAHNATVNDLSFDVEGEYIGSCSDDGYVVINSLFTDEKMKFEYHRPMKAIALDPDYARKTSRRFVAGGLAGHLFFNTKRWLGYKDQVLHSGEGPIHAVKWRTSLIAWANDAGVKVYDTANDQRITFIERPRGSPRPEILVPHLVWQDDTLLVIGWGTSVKIASIRANQSNGTNGTYRNVSKSSMNQVDIVASFQTSYFISGVAPFGDSLVVLAYIPGEEDGEKEFSSTIPSRQGNAQRPEVRIVTWNNDELATDALPVHGFEHYKAKDYSLAHAPFSGSSYAGGQWAAGDEPLYYIVSPKDVVIAKPRDAEDHISWLLQHGWHEKALAAVEAGQGRSELLDEVGSRYLDHLIVERKYAEAASLCPKLLRGSASAWERWVFHFAHLRQLPVLVPYMPTENPRLRDTAYEVALVALATSPSFHKDLLSTVKSWPPVIYSALPVISAIEPQLNTSSMTDTLKEALAEFYVIDTQYEKAFALYADLMKPDIFDFIEKHNLHDAIREKVVQLMMLDCKRAVPLLILHRDFITPSEVVSQLLDASKKCDSRYFLHLYLHALFEVSQHAGKDFHDMQVELYADYDPKMLLPFLRSSQHYTLEKAYEICIKRDLLREQVFILGRMGNSKQALAVIINQLGDIEEAVEFVNMQHDDELWEELIKQCLNKPEMVGVLLEHTVGNLDPLYIVNMVPNGLEIPRLRDRLVKIITDYRTETSLRHGCNDILKADCVNLLVKYYKEARHAIYLSNEEDEARAKRGDSRASQATERPLSMKTMEVKSKTRGGGRCCMCFDPFSIQNVSVIAFFCCHAYHMNCLMDSTYSVSGKQGKGATSQETASDYDEYDNSVDGEDDASSGAPRMRCILCTTAAG, encoded by the exons ATGAAGCATCTTACAATGGCTCCGATTCCGTCGGAGAACGGGGTCGAGGGGGACGACGAGAGAGAAGAGGAAGAGGATGATTccgaggaggaggaagaagaggaggaggtggtggaggaggaggaggaggaggaagaggaagaggaagagccGCGGCTCAAGTACCAGAGAATGGGGGGCAGTATTCCCACGCTGTTATCCAGCGACGCCGCGTGCTGTATCGCGATTGCGGAGCGGATGATCGCGCTCGGCACTCATGACGGCACCGTGCATATTCTTGATCTTCTTGGCAATCAG GTTAAGGAATTCCGTGCTCACAATGCTACTGTCAATGATCTTAGCTTTGACGTAGAAGGTGAATATATCGGAAGTTGTTCAGATGATGGATATGTTGTAATAAACAGCCTTTTTACGGATGAGAAAATGAAGTTTGAGTATCATCGCCCAATGAAGGCCATTGCTCTAGACCCAGATTATGCAAGAAAGACATCTAGAAGATTTGTTGCTGGTGGTTTAGCaggtcatttattttttaatacaaaaagaTGGCTAGGTTACAAGGATCAG GTTCTACACTCTGGTGAAGGTCCTATACATGCAGTGAAGTGGAGAACAAGTCTCATTGCTTGGGCTAATGATGCAGGTGTAAAAGTTTATGATACTGCTAATGATCAGCGTATAACATTTATTGAAAGGCCGCGAGGAAGCCCACGTCCTGAGATTTTGGTCCCTCACTTAGTGTGGCAG GATGATACTCTCTTGGTCATTGGTTGGGGAACATCTGTGAAGATTGCTTCAATAAGAGCAAATCAGTCCAATGGAACCAATGGGACTTACAGGAATGTTTCCAAGTCCAGCATGAACCAGGTGGATATTGTGGCGTCATTTCAAACCAGCTATTTCATTTCAGGAGTTGCTCCTTTTGGTGATTCTTTGGTTGTTCTAGCCTATATTCCTGGAGAAGAGGATGGAGAGAAGGAATTTAGCAGCACCATTCCATCACGCCAG gGAAATGCGCAAAGACCTGAAGTACGCATAGTCACATGGAATAATGATGAGCTTGCGACAGATGCCTTGCCTGTACATGGCTTTGAGCATTACAAGGCAAAGGACTATTCCCTTGCTCATGCTCCTTTCTCAG GTAGTAGCTATGCTGGTGGTCAGTGGGCAGCTGGAGATGAACCATTGTATTATATTGTATCGCCGAAGGATGTAGTTATTGCAAAACCAAG GGATGCTGAAGATCATATCTCTTGGCTCCTTCAACATGGGTGGCATGAAAAAGCTTTAGCAGCAGTTGAAGCAGGGCAAGGGCGGAGTGAACTCCTTGATgag GTGGGATCAAGATACCTGGACCATTTGATTGTGGAAAGGAAATATGCTGAAGCTGCATCTTTGTGTCCTAAATTGTTGCGTGGATCTGCTTCAGCATGGGAAAG ATGGGTTTTCCACTTTGCTCATCTCCGTCAGCTCCCTGTTTTAGTTCCATACATGCCAACAGAGAATCCAAGATTGCGTGATACTGCTTATGAG GTTGCTCTTGTAGCCCTGGCAACAAGTCCATCATTCCACAAGGATCTATTGTCAACTGTTAAATCTTGGCCACCTGTGATTTATTCTGCATTGCCTGTTATCTCAGCCATAGAACCTCAGCTTAATACTTCATCCATGACTGATACGCTGAAAGAG GCTCTAGCTGAGTTTTATGTAATCGACACACAATATGAGAAAGCTTTTGCACTATATGCTGAT CTTATGAAACCGGACATATTTGACTTCATTGAAAAGCATAACTTACACGATGCCATTCGTGAAAAG GTTGTCCAACTGATGATGCTAGATTGCAAGCGTGCAGTTCCATTATTGATCCTACATAGGGACTTCATTACTCCATCTGAAGTTGTCTCACAACTTCTGGATGCCAGCAAAAAGTGTGATTCTAGATATTTCTTGCATTTATATTTGCATGCATTGTTTGAAGTCAGTCAACATGCTGGGAAGGATTTTCATGACATGCAG GTAGAGCTTTATGCAGACTATGATCCAAAGATGCTGCTTCCTTTTCTTCGCAGCAGTCAACACTATACACTCGAGAAG GCATATGAAATTTGCATCAaaagggatcttttgagagaGCAAGTCTTCATCCTTGGACGGATGGGAAATTCAAAACAAGCCCTTGCTGTAATCATTAATCAATTAGGGGATATAGAAGAG GCTGTAGAATTTGTGAATATGCAGCATGATGATGAACTTTGGGAAGAATTAATCAAGCAATGTCTTAACAAACCTGAAATG GTAGGTGTGTTGTTGGAGCACACTGTTGGTAATCTTGATCCTCTCTACATTGTAAATATGGTGCCCAATGGCTTGGAGATACCTAG GCTAAGGGATCGCCTAGTCAAAATTATCACTGATTACAGGACTGAAACATCTCTTAGACATGGATGCAACGATATTCTCAAG GCTGATTGTGTAAACCTGTTGGTTAAATACTATAAAGAAGCAAGACATGCAATTTACTTAAgcaatgaagaagatgaagcgCGAGCGAAAAGGGGTGACAGTAGGGCTTCTCAGGCAACTGAGAGACCACTGAGCATGAAAACCATGGAGGTTAAATCAAAAACTAGGGGAGGTGGAAGGTGTTGCATGTGTTTTGATCCCTTCTCTATACAGAATGTTTCGGTCATAGCATTCTTTTGCTGTCATGCTTATCACATGAACTGTCTTATGGATTCCACTTATTCGGTCAGTGGCAAGCAAGGAAAGGGAGCCACTTCCCAGGAAACAGCTTCAGATTATGATGAGTATGATAACAGTGTTGATGGTGAGGATGATGCCTCATCTGGTGCCCCTCGGATGCGTTGTATCTTGTGTACTACTGCTGCCGGTTGA
- the LOC100246541 gene encoding uncharacterized protein LOC100246541 encodes MAQQLSLLLSLLLVTAICVSAMYPITARFGAVNKLVKSDFEVELLPEFVTYFYNQTLDHFNYKPESYRTFQQRYIMNSEYWGGANSSSPIFVYTGDEASITAVAAFAGFIVELASRFNGLLLYIEHRYYGDSVPFGSKDEAFSNTSTLGYFTSTQALADYAELITNLKKNLSAENCPVIAIGGSYGGMLASWFRLKYPHIVIGALASSAPILYFDDITPGNAYHVIVTKDFRETSESCYSTIRDSWSEIDKVAAEPNGLANLSQIFMTCEPLNSSQELKYYLALCYVVSAQNDNPPAYPVKKVCDAIDGAPEGTDIIGRVAAGLNASVGPPCHFVYDFKPSNRSEWTWQTCTEMVMPIGHGANDTMFQAWPFDLNNHTKTCQDLFGVTPRPHWITTEFGGHDIKSVVGNFASNIIFSNGLRDPYSAGGVLQDISDSVVAIYTDKGAHCLDLSTPTATDPDWLVSQQEKEVKIIGLWLAEYNARLISKAHGRMG; translated from the exons ATGGCACAACAGTTATCGTTATTACTATCACTACTGCTGGTCACAGCAATATGCGTGTCTGCAATGTATCCCATCACGGCAAGGTTTGGTGCAGTCAATAAATTGGTGAAAAGTGATTTTGAAGTAGAACTCCTTCCGGAGTTCGTAACATACTTCTACAACCAGACACTCGATCATTTCAATTACAAGCCAGAGAGTTACAGAACCTTCCAACAGAGGTACATTATGAATTCTGAGTACTGGGGTGGGGCTAATTCTAGTTCTCCAATCTTCGTTTATACCGGGGATGAGGCGAGTATAACTGCAGTGGCGGCTTTTGCTGGATTCATAGTTGAGCTTGCTTCTCGTTTCAATGGTCTTCTGTTATATATAGAG CATCGATATTATGGTGATTCAGTTCCATTTGGATCCAAAGATGAAGCATTCAGTAACACAAGTACCCTCGGCTACTTCACCTCAACACAAGCTTTGGCAGATTATGCAGAATTGATCACCAACCTCAAGAAGAACTTGTCTGCAGAAAATTGCCCTGTTATAGCCATTGGGGGGTCTTATGGTGGAA TGCTTGCATCTTGGTTTCGTCTGAAATATCCACACATTGTTATTGGTGCTCTGGCATCGTCTGCTCCCATCCTCTACTTTGACGACATAACACCCGGAAACGCCTACCATGTCATTGTAACCAAGGATTTTAGA GAAACAAGTGAGAGTTGCTACAGCACCATAAGAGACTCTTGGTCTGAAATCGACAAAGTTGCAGCTGAACCAAATGGGCTTGCCAATCTTAGCCAAATATTCATGACATGCGA GCCTCTGAACTCATCACAAGAGCTCAAGTACTACTTGGCACTTTGCTATGTTGTTTCGGCACAGAATGACAACCCTCCGGCTTATCCAGTTAAAAAGGTATGTGATGCTATTGATGGAGCACCAGAAGGAACTGATATAATCGGCAGAGTTGCTGCAGGTCTCAATGCTAGTGTTGGACCTCCATGCCATTTTGTATATGATTTCAAGCCAAGTAACAGGAGTGAATGGACATGGCAG ACATGTACCGAGATGGTGATGCCAATTGGACATGGGGCTAATGATACAATGTTCCAAGCATGGCCTTTTGATTTGAACAACCATACAAAAACCTGTCAAGATCTATTTGGTGTTACTCCAAGACCTCATTGGATCACAACAGAATTTGGTGGCCAT GATATAAAGTCTGTAGTAGGAAATTTTGCAAGCAACATCATATTCTCCAATGGACTTCGAGACCCTTATAGTGCAGGAGG AGTTCTACAAGATATATCTGATAGCGTGGTAGCTATATATACTGACAAAG GTGCCCATTGCTTGGATTTATCTACCCCAACAGCTACTGACCCTGACTGGTTGGTTTCCCAGCAAGAGAAAGAGGTCAAAATCATTGGATTATGGTTAGCAGAGTACAATGCTAGGCTTATTAGTAAGGCTCATGGGAGAATGGGCTAG